A stretch of the Capsicum annuum cultivar UCD-10X-F1 chromosome 8, UCD10Xv1.1, whole genome shotgun sequence genome encodes the following:
- the LOC107845481 gene encoding transcription factor UNE10 isoform X1, with protein sequence MTQCVPSWDLDDSTVPTKNHLQTQSNSFAADVPSLDYEVAELTWENGQLAMHGLGPPRVPNKSISSYGGTLESIVNQATRCIPPQQHIKSAVDVNKNGGEEVVPWFNNQDAATYTPPVPGLVTMTKDALVPCSSSDHHHHQSVHVPGLDGSAHVGSCSGATNSRDWMVAPRIKVGPSTTRHHEWSSRADISVSGSATCGGDSRQLTVDTFDREFGTTMFTSTSTGSPENTSSDKQCTNRTGDDHDSVCHSRDQREAGDEEDDNNKKGCKNSSFSTKRKRAAAIHNQSERKRRDKINERMKTLQKLVPNSSKTDKASMLDEVIEYLKQLQAQVHMMSRMNMSPAMMLPLAMQQQLQMSMMGMGMGMGMGMGVAGVFDINNLNRSNIPGLPSFLHPSAATAAAFMQPMTSWDNSSATAAPPPPAAATAMPDPLAALLACQSQPINMDAYSRMAALYQQFQQPQAGSGHKN encoded by the exons ATGACACAGTGTGTACCGAGTTGGGACCTCGATGACTCTACCGTTCCTACAAAAAATCATCTACAAACTCAATCCAATTCATTCGCCGCTGATGTCCCCTC GTTGGACTATGAAGTAGCGGAACTAACGTGGGAAAATGGGCAGTTAGCAATGCATGGATTAGGTCCTCCACGAGTCCCTAATAAGTCCATATCAAGCTATGGTGGCACCCTTGAATCCATAGTGAACCAAGCCACCCGATGCATCCCACCTCAACAACACATAAAATCCGCCGTGGACGTAAACAAAAACGGCGGAGAGGAGGTGGTCCCGTGGTTCAACAACCAGGACGCTGCCACCTACACTCCTCCAGTACCCGGCTTAGTCACCATGACTAAGGATGCCTTAGTGCCATGTTCGAGCtcggaccaccaccaccaccagtcAGTCCACGTGCCGGGGCTAGATGGCTCCGCACACGTGGGGTCATGCAGTGGCGCCACCAACAGCAGAGACTGGATGGTGGCGCCACGCATTAAAGTAGGCCCCAGTACTACTCGACATCATGAGTGGAGTAGTAGGGCGGATATAAGTGTAAGTGGAAGTGCAACGTGCGGGGGAGATAGCCGCCAGTTGACAGTTGACACGTTTGATAGAGAATTTGGTACGACGATGTTCACTTCTACGTCGACGGGCTCGCCGGAAAACACCAGCTCCGACAAGCAGTGCACAAACAGGACTGGGGATGACCATGATTCAGTTTGTCACAGCAGAGATCAG AGGGAGGCAGGTGATGAGGAGGATGATAATAACAAAAAAGGGTGTAAAAACTCCTCATTTTCTACAAAGAGGAAGAGGGCAGCTGCCATCCACAACCAGTCTGAACGA AAAAGAAGAGACAAGATTAATGAAAGGATGAAGACACTTCAGAAGTTGGTTCCAAATTCGAGTAAG ACGGATAAAGCATCAATGCTTGATGAGGTGATAGAATATTTGAAGCAACTTCAAGCACAAGTTCATATGATGAGCAGGATGAACATGTCCCCAGCCATGATGTTACCATTGGCTATGCAACAACAATTACAAATGTCTATGATGGGCATGGGTATGGGTATGGGCATGGGCATGGGAGTTGCTGGAGTATTTGATATCAACAACCTTAACCGCTCCAATATCCCTGGACTTCCCTCCTTTCTCCACCCTTCAGCCGCCACCGCAGCCGCGTTCATGCAGCCAATGACCTCATGGGATAACTCCAGTGCCACTGCTGCCCCTCCTCCCCCTGCTGCTGCTACTGCTATGCCTGATCCTTTAGCTGCCTTGCTCGCTTGCCAGTCGCAG CCAATTAACATGGATGCATACAGTAGGATGGCAGCATTGTACCAGCAATTCCAACAGCCACAGGCAGGCTCTGGCCATAAAAATTGA
- the LOC107845481 gene encoding transcription factor UNE10 isoform X2, translating to MTQCVPSWDLDDSTVPTKNHLQTQSNSFAADVPSLDYEVAELTWENGQLAMHGLGPPRVPNKSISSYGGTLESIVNQATRCIPPQQHIKSAVDVNKNGGEEVVPWFNNQDAATYTPPVPGLVTMTKDALVPCSSSDHHHHQSVHVPGLDGSAHVGSCSGATNSRDWMVAPRIKVGPSTTRHHEWSSRADISVSGSATCGGDSRQLTVDTFDREFGTTMFTSTSTGSPENTSSDKQCTNRTGDDHDSVCHSRDQREAGDEEDDNNKKGCKNSSFSTKRKRAAAIHNQSERTDKASMLDEVIEYLKQLQAQVHMMSRMNMSPAMMLPLAMQQQLQMSMMGMGMGMGMGMGVAGVFDINNLNRSNIPGLPSFLHPSAATAAAFMQPMTSWDNSSATAAPPPPAAATAMPDPLAALLACQSQPINMDAYSRMAALYQQFQQPQAGSGHKN from the exons ATGACACAGTGTGTACCGAGTTGGGACCTCGATGACTCTACCGTTCCTACAAAAAATCATCTACAAACTCAATCCAATTCATTCGCCGCTGATGTCCCCTC GTTGGACTATGAAGTAGCGGAACTAACGTGGGAAAATGGGCAGTTAGCAATGCATGGATTAGGTCCTCCACGAGTCCCTAATAAGTCCATATCAAGCTATGGTGGCACCCTTGAATCCATAGTGAACCAAGCCACCCGATGCATCCCACCTCAACAACACATAAAATCCGCCGTGGACGTAAACAAAAACGGCGGAGAGGAGGTGGTCCCGTGGTTCAACAACCAGGACGCTGCCACCTACACTCCTCCAGTACCCGGCTTAGTCACCATGACTAAGGATGCCTTAGTGCCATGTTCGAGCtcggaccaccaccaccaccagtcAGTCCACGTGCCGGGGCTAGATGGCTCCGCACACGTGGGGTCATGCAGTGGCGCCACCAACAGCAGAGACTGGATGGTGGCGCCACGCATTAAAGTAGGCCCCAGTACTACTCGACATCATGAGTGGAGTAGTAGGGCGGATATAAGTGTAAGTGGAAGTGCAACGTGCGGGGGAGATAGCCGCCAGTTGACAGTTGACACGTTTGATAGAGAATTTGGTACGACGATGTTCACTTCTACGTCGACGGGCTCGCCGGAAAACACCAGCTCCGACAAGCAGTGCACAAACAGGACTGGGGATGACCATGATTCAGTTTGTCACAGCAGAGATCAG AGGGAGGCAGGTGATGAGGAGGATGATAATAACAAAAAAGGGTGTAAAAACTCCTCATTTTCTACAAAGAGGAAGAGGGCAGCTGCCATCCACAACCAGTCTGAACGA ACGGATAAAGCATCAATGCTTGATGAGGTGATAGAATATTTGAAGCAACTTCAAGCACAAGTTCATATGATGAGCAGGATGAACATGTCCCCAGCCATGATGTTACCATTGGCTATGCAACAACAATTACAAATGTCTATGATGGGCATGGGTATGGGTATGGGCATGGGCATGGGAGTTGCTGGAGTATTTGATATCAACAACCTTAACCGCTCCAATATCCCTGGACTTCCCTCCTTTCTCCACCCTTCAGCCGCCACCGCAGCCGCGTTCATGCAGCCAATGACCTCATGGGATAACTCCAGTGCCACTGCTGCCCCTCCTCCCCCTGCTGCTGCTACTGCTATGCCTGATCCTTTAGCTGCCTTGCTCGCTTGCCAGTCGCAG CCAATTAACATGGATGCATACAGTAGGATGGCAGCATTGTACCAGCAATTCCAACAGCCACAGGCAGGCTCTGGCCATAAAAATTGA